From a region of the Etheostoma cragini isolate CJK2018 chromosome 20, CSU_Ecrag_1.0, whole genome shotgun sequence genome:
- the si:ch211-67f13.7 gene encoding zona pellucida sperm-binding protein 3 isoform X3, producing the protein MKTKWRPYILWSVFSLCLLNCAIGTYESPFTRKKQVFKLGGTLKSQSIKQSRTDDRKSSRRLPTSTSPMSPLSSQRPYPPLTPRPMRPGDPEAKIQAEFAYLPDVSVTCSASDVVVRVKPAFYGLGAGKEELKLGSACKSNGVLRPYGDLLFTYPLTACDAVRESPTGYLLYKYELHYEPSPKRSSQRINVDIECRYRRSHHVHRLTVRPTWETAIMHKRLKGSPNDFHIELMDDSWRTPAKSLVYELGKTVNFQVSAPHLSTRGKLYIKTCYATPYSGLKSNTLKYTIIDDFGCLLDSKSDPGASQFISRTDNTLRFSLKAFQFNSDPYTEVRIHCKLFVTPEDPGPAHKSCTYRGNGWKALTGDNSICECCDSKCVTSKHRRAMMEGSASSGSLLVSDQPYAEDGFLPVNMSREGETLWKSAEVVKYADNDKVQDYADKEEDEESGVVNGVITEPDLDELGFWRRVLVKKSEGEDGSGYVLEEGFKGGEDEIHLNQKEGEVLRHWRESREKDELLNFKLCIVKTVDCNVQRFEL; encoded by the exons ATGAAAACAAAGTGGCGTCCCTATATTTTGTGGagtgttttttcactttgcCTCCTCAACTGTGCAATAGGCACTTATGAATCTCCAtttaccagaaaaaaacaagttttcaaACTGGGTGGTACACTGAAATCCCAATCAATTAAACAGTCAAGAACAGACGACAGAAAATCCTCTCGGAGGTTACCTACCAGCACTTCTCCAATGTCTCCACTCAGTTCCCAAAGACCTTACCCTCCTCTGACACCTCGACCCATGCGTCCAGGGGATCCCGAGGCAAAAATCCAGGCGGAATTTGCTTACCTCCCAGACGTTTCTGTAACCTGCTCCGCGTCCGACGTTGTCGTGCGGGTCAAACCAGCTTTCTACGGTCTGGGCGCAGGTAAAGAGGAGCTGAAATTAGGCAGCGCCTGCAAAAGCAACGGGGTTCTCAGACCATACGGGGACCTGCTTTTCACGTATCCTCTTACAGCGTGTGATGCCGTGCGTGAG TCGCCCACCGGGTATCTGCTCTACAAATACGAGCTCCATTATGAGCCTTCGCCAAAGCGTTCATCTCAACGGATCAATGTCGACATTGAGTGCCGTTAtcggag GAGCCACCATGTGCATCGTCTGACTGTGCGGCCCACCTGGGAAACTGCTATTATGCATAAAAGGCTGAAAGGAAGTCCAAATGACTTCCATATAGAGTTGATGGATG ATTCATGGAGAACACCAGCCAAGTCTCTGGTGTACGAGCTTGGAAAGACTGTTAATTTCCAGGTCTCTGCTCCTCATCTTTCAACTCGTGGAAAACTGTACATCAAAACCTGCTATGCCACaccatacagtggcttgaaatCAAATACACTCAAATACACCATCATTGACGATTTTGG CTGTTTGCTGGACAGCAAGAGCGACCCAGGGGCCTCTCAGTTCATCTCTCGGACAGATAACACCCTAAGATTCTCCCTGAAGGCTTTCCAGTTTAATTCTGACCCTTACACCGAG GTCAGAATTCACTGCAAATTGTTTGTCACACCTGAGGACCCAGGTCCTGCACACAAATCATGCACCTACAGAGGGAACGG GTGGAAGGCCCTCACTGGTGATAACTCTATATGTGAATGCTGTGATTCAAAATGTGTGACCTCTAAACACCGGAGGGCCATGATGGAAG GCTCTGCCAGCAGTGGGTCATTGTTGGTCTCTGATCAGCCATATGCAGAAGATGGCTTTCTACCGGTCAATATGAGCAGAGAAGGAGAG ACCCTGTGGAAAAGTGCAGAAGTAGTAAAGTATGCCGATAATGACAAAGTGCAAGACTACGCAGATaaagaagaggatgaggaaagTGGCGTTGTCAATGGAGTGATAACTGAACCTGATTTAGATGAGTTAGGTTTTTGGAGGAGGGTCTTAGTGAAGAAGTCTGAAGGGGAAGATGGGTCAGGGTATGTATTGGAGGAGGGATTCAAAGGAGGAGAAGATGAGATCCATTTGAATCAGAAGGAAGGTGAAGTGTTGCGTCACTGG AGAGAG AGTAGAGAGAAAGATGAGTTGCTCAACTTCAAACTGTGTATAGTTAAAACTGTTGACTGTAATGTGCAACGGTTTGAGCTTTAG
- the si:dkey-157l19.2 gene encoding uncharacterized protein KIAA1522 homolog isoform X5 — protein MVVLLTNDSSIHIYCFLTFFKRKAVPKRVDEDKTPAPPLIQENVFIEGSRHQYLENLHTEALEGLKMMQEEENNHGMEFRDNESTVSTMTVHTDGEGGGFMTDSTIADTTSVVSVRSSVSTRSSRSGLTRQESTFRPLNSGKKTKTRRRHTKTVVGIPQHVQRELGLDRVGWSLTRRLDEEQLYNGETDDSTTTDGTQQAAQSQKGASASLQHMNVIHPLNKGQLEQLGATHAGHRDDLALLHHLGPAMSGGQRPQSLAVPCMTTANSLQQEPPGLVMSMSPQAPYMSKIIPNAVLPPSIDVVEISRGRSRNSVRTVSKSSLVLSSPVPSRASSRASSSRTISSRASNITSASRYNPSNMSDSSCWSNSESSETLVSDSSTISSSSTPRQMRSQDGDASAKEDKISVYSSISKASKCTSNGQLIIKGDGIKKEGSFARSLSVMKPKRAPPPPSRSYSLHSKMKRRSRDLAEDRINSRESPLQNAYPSGEEIDKNKSFPVPSITIDNPGYNADTSSLDDSSCSVSFSPIRLPLQAITAEADGAKVDVMVSKEALQGMRKPLQENDPSKIISPSSGYSSQDGRSPQLSKQPQYTAPRHKIILAKLQRLFPGSTPAALTSSPLPPPDDLKRDTPVDAFSVSPSVRALRELFNIPPPPKVHAPPPPPPEVWAHSKRSVELLLGPPVPDNLYAIIKKNPKDRRQQRQSPSASTEGSVKSLVVERKHKNPALTVESGNGFVHVLETKKVQESEILSAEIQKENNDRLAELNVDMKGNSKVTEEVEKVRVSDLINGMLVKAVEKREGRLAAVREEEEEAKKTSTQTTEVKTDNDILPAISLVRIPPSPSLPVHPPLQPPTKHSTKISSVTSVVVSPELSWPPPPPLIAQAGPDQVDFPLPPPPMFAEVGIVLPVQVPPERSIPGNVTSVVKTECVRVAAETEPEKPSTSQGIVPPPLSIPPPPSYMAPPPPVKAVSPPMPKKVFPPPPPTEVLPSPPKEVSPLPPKEVSPVRPKESSPPMVQESPPTNGNYDSGTLVTVVHTAPVEEVSPLPHKEICTLSTEDISSQESACQSSEEATPVIKLTPPHSIPPPPPLPSQPKSSEQEIDLPQESSLSTSGSNVVSFNSILTPPQSIPPPAPIQFLHQPQVVLPNTVGPATQEPSLSPPSEVSVPLAFEKSPSPEKAQELTYQPVNIPLPPPLPGQGLVNIKDKPSPASTENQTAELTSALVVQKGPTPIVTPSLLQKVKLRSVNSSPETPKAPEPPESEVTMRKQEPSNLGQTSSASGEAPQKPIRRSLIIVSTTPINPPPNSPPPTSPPAIVIAHPALPKSQSVLVLPASSSRVASPTKKAPPAMTSSPSMNLQEAIRLRTAARSNTGPGSRLSLNSPTSPIDLRKSPSTTASFIFSKSNKKVVIETKLPPETMATVQKNVVSQAESVKQGLKVPPPVARKPKAKGKENECEETEQTAGQEAMQASIEDAAEITNGTAGTVEGGMT, from the exons ATGGTAGTGCTTCTGACTAATGACTCTAGTATTCATATCTACTGCTTTCTAACTTTCTTCAAGAGGAAAG CTGTCCCAAAGCGGGTTGACGAGGACAAGACCCCTGCACCCCCCTTGATCCAGGAGAATGTGTTCATCGAGGGCAGCAGGCATCAGTACCTGGAGAACCTTCACACTGAGGCCCTGGAGGGATTGAAAATGATGCAGGAGGAAG AAAACAATCATGGAATGGAATTCCGGGACAATGAAAGCACAGTT tCGACAATGACAGTCCACACAGACGGGGAAGGCGGAGGGTTTATGACAGACAGTACCATTGCTGACACAACTTCTGTCGTTTCTGTACGATCTTCCGTGTCCACAAGATCTTCCCGCTCTGGACTCACCAGGCAAG AATCAACATTCAGGCCCTTGAACTCTGGGAAAAAGACCAAGACAAGGAGAAGACACACAAAGACGGTTGTGGGGATCCCACAGCATGTTCAGAGAGAACTGG GCCTGGACAGAGTTGGTTGGTCTCTGACTCGGAGGTTAGATGAGGAACAGCTTTATAATGGTGAAACTGACGACAGCACAACCACGGATGGGACACAGCAGGCAGCACAGTCACAAAAGGGAGCCAGTGCTAGCCTTCAGCACATGAACGTCATCCATCCCCTCAACAAAGGGCAACTCGAGCAGCTCGGTGCCACCCATGCTGGTCATAGGGATGACCTGGCCCTGCTGCACCACCTGGGCCCGGCCATGTCAGGTGGGCAGAGGCCTCAGTCCCTGGCCGTTCCCTGTATGACCACTGCCAACAGCCTCCAGCAGGAGCCACCAGGCCTTGTCATGTCCATGTCACCCCAGGCCCCCTACATGTCCAAAATCATTCCCAATGCTGTGTTGCCACCCTCAATTGATGTAGTGGAAATCAGCCGTGGACGAAGTCGCAACAGCGTCCGCACCGTCAGCAAGAGCAGCCTGGTGCTGTCCAGCCCAGTCCCCTCCCGTGCTTCCTCTAGAGCCTCTTCCTCAAGAACCATTTCCTCCAGAGCCTCCAACATCACCTCCGCCTCCCGCTACAATCCTTCCAATATGTCTGACAGCTCTTGTTGGAGCAACTCTGAGTCGTCGGAGACCTTGGTTTCTGACTCTTCTACCATCTCCAGTAGCAGCACCCCCAGACAGATGAGGTCACAGGATGGAGATGCATCTGCtaaagaagacaaaataagtGTTTACTCCTCAATCAGCAAGGCTTCAAAATGCACCTCCAATGGCCAGCTCATTATTAAGGGAGACGGGATAAAGAAAGAGGGCTCGTTTGCGCGTAGCCTCTCTGTCATGAAGCCCAAGagggctcctcctcctccaagcCGCTCCTATTCCCTTCACAGTAAGATGAAGCGACGGTCACGTGATCTGGCAGAGGATAGGATCAACTCAAGGGAATCTCCTCTCCAAAACGCCTATCCCTCTGGTGAggaaattgataaaaacaaatcttttcctGTGCCCTCAATAACCATAGACAACCCTGGATACAATGCTGACACCAGTTCTCTGGACGACTCCTCATGTTCTGTGTCATTCAGTCCCATCAGGTTGCCGCTGCAGGCAATAACAGCAGAGGCTGATGGTGCAAAGGTTGATGTAATGGTGTCCAAAGAGGCTTTACAGGGGATGCGGAAACCACTACAGGAGAATGATCCTAGCAAAATAATATCCCCATCCAGTGGCTACTCCAGTCAAGATGGCAGATCCCCGCAGCTTTCTAAACAGCCCCAGTACACCGCTCCAAGGCATAAGATCATCTTAGCAAAGCTTCAAAGGTTATTTCCCGGGTCCACTCCTGCTGCTTTAACTTCATCCCCTCTCCCGCCACCAGATGATCTCAAACGCGACACCCCAGTTGATGCTTTCAGTGTCAGCCCTTCTGTAAGGGCCTTAAGAGAACTCTTCAACATTCCTCCGCCACCTAAAGTCCATGCacctccaccccctcctccaGAGGTATGGGCTCATAGCAAGCGTTCCGTTGAGCTGCTGCTAGGACCCCCGGTACCTGATAACCTTTATGCCATCATAAAGAAAAATCCAAAGGACAGGAGACAACAGAGGCAGTCTCCTTCAGCATCTACAGAGGGCTCTGTGAAAAGCTTGGTGGTAGAAAGGAAACACAAGAATCCGGCTTTAACAGTGGAGTCCGGTAATGGATTTGTACATGTGCTGGAGACAAAGAAAGTTCAAGAAAGTGAGATTTTGAGTGCAGAGATTCAAAAAGAGAACAATGACAGACTGGCTGAGCTGAATGTTGATATGAAAGGAAATAGCAAAGTAACAGAAGAAGTTGAGAAAGTAAGAGTAAGTGACTTAATAAATGGGATGTTAGTGAAGGCTGTAGAGAAACGTGAAGGAAGGCTGGCAGCAgtgagggaagaagaagaagaagccaaaAAGACATCCACACAAACTACAGAGGTAAAGACTGACAATGATATTTTACCTGCCATTTCATTAGTGCGCAttcctccatctccctctcttccGGTGCACCCTCCTCTCCAACCTCCCACCAAACACTCCACAAAGATTTCTTCTGTCACATCAGTTGTTGTGTCCCCCGAGTTGTCCTGGCCCCCACCACCTCCACTAATTGCACAAGCAGGGCCAGATCAGGTTGATTTCCCTCTCCCACCTCCCCCAATGTTTGCTGAGGTGGGGATAGTTCTACCTGTTCAGGTGCCACCAGAGAGATCCATTCCTGGTAATGTTACGTCAGTGGTGAAAACAGAATGTGTTAGGGTGGCCGCAGAGACTGAACCTGAGAAGCCCAGTACATCCCAGGGGATTGTACCTCCACCCCTGAGTATCCCACCTCCCCCATCATATATGGCTCCCCCTCCACCAGTTAAAGCAGTCTCCCCTCCTATGCCTAAAAAGGTCtttcctccaccaccacctacAGAGGTTTTGCCGTCACCACCAAAAGAGGTTTCTCCATTGCCGCCTAAAGAGGTTTCTCCTGTGAGGCCGAAAGAGTCCTCTCCTCCGATGGTTCAAGAGAGCCCCCCTACAAATGGTAATTACGACTCTGGCACGTTGGTTACGGTGGTACATACTGCACCAGTTGAAGAGGTCTCCCCTCTGCCTCATAAAGAGATCTGCACTCTGTCCACTGAAGATATTTCTTCTCAAGAAAGTGCATGTCAATCTTCTGAAGAAGCGACACCCGTTATCAAGCTCACTCCACCACATAGTATTCCACCGCCACCACCCCTACCGTCACAACCCAAGTCATCAGAGCAGGAGATTGATCTTCCACAAGAGAGTAGCCTATCCACATCTGGATCTAACGTAGTTTCATTCAACAGTATTCTCACTCCCCCGCAGAGTATTCCCCCTCCAGCTCCCATACAGTTTCTCCACCAACCTCAGGTTGTACTCCCAAACACTGTTGGCCCAGCAACCCAGGAGCCTTCCCTCTCACCAccatctgaagtctctgtccCACTAGCTTTTGAAAAGTCTCCCTCACCAGAAAAGGCTCAAGAACTGACTTATCAACCTGTAAACATTCCTTTACCTCCACCTTTACCTGGGCAGGGCCTTGTCAATATAAAGGACAAGCCGAGTCCTGCAAGCACAGAAAACCAAACCGCGGAGCTGACCTCTGCTCTTGTTGTACAGAAGGGACCCACTCCTATTGTCACCCCCTCCCTTCTGCAGAAGGTCAAGCTGCGATCAGTCAACAGCAGCCCTGAGACTCCTAAAGCTCCGGAACCGCCAGAGTCTGAGGTCACCATGAGGAAGCAGGAGCCCAGCAATCTTGGCCAAACCTCATCTGCCAGTGGCGAAGCTCCTCAGAAGCCCATCAGAAGGTCCCTGATCATCGTCTCTACCACACCCATCAATCCACCGCCCAACTCTCCACCACCCACCTCTCCACCTGCCATAGTTATTGCACATCCAGCTTTGCCCAAGTCCCAGTCTGTATTGGTTCTACCTGCATCTTCATCCAGAGTTGCCTCACCTACAAAAAAGGCTCCTCCTGCCATGACTTCCTCTCCTTCCATGAACCTACAGGAGGCTATCCGCCTGAGAACTGCAGCCAGATCAAACACCGGCCCGGGTTCTCGCCTCAGCTTAAACTCACCAACATCACCAATAGACCTCCGTAAGTCCCCCTCCACCACAGCAAGTTTTATCTTCTCCAAGAGTAACAAGAAGGTGGTGATTGAGACCAAGTTGCCACCGGAGACCATGGCAACTGTACAAAAGAATGTGGTGAGTCAAGCGGAGTCGGTGAAGCAGGGACTCAAGGTGCCACCACCTGTTGCAAGAAAACCCAAAGCAAAGGGCAAAGAGAATGAGTGTGAAGAGACGGAGCAAACTGCAGGACAGGAAGCAATGCAAGCGAGTATTGAGG ATGCTGCGGAGATAACAAATGGGACAGCAGGTACTGTTGAAGGAGGCATGACATGA
- the si:ch211-67f13.7 gene encoding zona pellucida sperm-binding protein 3 isoform X4 codes for MKTKWRPYILWSVFSLCLLNCAIGTYESPFTRKKQVFKLGGTLKSQSIKQSRTDDRKSSRRLPTSTSPMSPLSSQRPYPPLTPRPMRPGDPEAKIQAEFAYLPDVSVTCSASDVVVRVKPAFYGLGAGKEELKLGSACKSNGVLRPYGDLLFTYPLTACDAVRESPTGYLLYKYELHYEPSPKRSSQRINVDIECRYRRSHHVHRLTVRPTWETAIMHKRLKGSPNDFHIELMDDSWRTPAKSLVYELGKTVNFQVSAPHLSTRGKLYIKTCYATPYSGLKSNTLKYTIIDDFGCLLDSKSDPGASQFISRTDNTLRFSLKAFQFNSDPYTEVRIHCKLFVTPEDPGPAHKSCTYRGNGWKALTGDNSICECCDSKCVTSKHRRAMMEGSASSGSLLVSDQPYAEDGFLPVNMSREGETLWKSAEVVKYADNDKVQDYADKEEDEESGVVNGVITEPDLDELGFWRRVLVAEEC; via the exons ATGAAAACAAAGTGGCGTCCCTATATTTTGTGGagtgttttttcactttgcCTCCTCAACTGTGCAATAGGCACTTATGAATCTCCAtttaccagaaaaaaacaagttttcaaACTGGGTGGTACACTGAAATCCCAATCAATTAAACAGTCAAGAACAGACGACAGAAAATCCTCTCGGAGGTTACCTACCAGCACTTCTCCAATGTCTCCACTCAGTTCCCAAAGACCTTACCCTCCTCTGACACCTCGACCCATGCGTCCAGGGGATCCCGAGGCAAAAATCCAGGCGGAATTTGCTTACCTCCCAGACGTTTCTGTAACCTGCTCCGCGTCCGACGTTGTCGTGCGGGTCAAACCAGCTTTCTACGGTCTGGGCGCAGGTAAAGAGGAGCTGAAATTAGGCAGCGCCTGCAAAAGCAACGGGGTTCTCAGACCATACGGGGACCTGCTTTTCACGTATCCTCTTACAGCGTGTGATGCCGTGCGTGAG TCGCCCACCGGGTATCTGCTCTACAAATACGAGCTCCATTATGAGCCTTCGCCAAAGCGTTCATCTCAACGGATCAATGTCGACATTGAGTGCCGTTAtcggag GAGCCACCATGTGCATCGTCTGACTGTGCGGCCCACCTGGGAAACTGCTATTATGCATAAAAGGCTGAAAGGAAGTCCAAATGACTTCCATATAGAGTTGATGGATG ATTCATGGAGAACACCAGCCAAGTCTCTGGTGTACGAGCTTGGAAAGACTGTTAATTTCCAGGTCTCTGCTCCTCATCTTTCAACTCGTGGAAAACTGTACATCAAAACCTGCTATGCCACaccatacagtggcttgaaatCAAATACACTCAAATACACCATCATTGACGATTTTGG CTGTTTGCTGGACAGCAAGAGCGACCCAGGGGCCTCTCAGTTCATCTCTCGGACAGATAACACCCTAAGATTCTCCCTGAAGGCTTTCCAGTTTAATTCTGACCCTTACACCGAG GTCAGAATTCACTGCAAATTGTTTGTCACACCTGAGGACCCAGGTCCTGCACACAAATCATGCACCTACAGAGGGAACGG GTGGAAGGCCCTCACTGGTGATAACTCTATATGTGAATGCTGTGATTCAAAATGTGTGACCTCTAAACACCGGAGGGCCATGATGGAAG GCTCTGCCAGCAGTGGGTCATTGTTGGTCTCTGATCAGCCATATGCAGAAGATGGCTTTCTACCGGTCAATATGAGCAGAGAAGGAGAG ACCCTGTGGAAAAGTGCAGAAGTAGTAAAGTATGCCGATAATGACAAAGTGCAAGACTACGCAGATaaagaagaggatgaggaaagTGGCGTTGTCAATGGAGTGATAACTGAACCTGATTTAGATGAGTTAGGTTTTTGGAGGAGGGTCTTA GTGGCGGAGGAATGTTGA
- the si:ch211-67f13.7 gene encoding zona pellucida sperm-binding protein 3 isoform X2 yields MKTKWRPYILWSVFSLCLLNCAIGTYESPFTRKKQVFKLGGTLKSQSIKQSRTDDRKSSRRLPTSTSPMSPLSSQRPYPPLTPRPMRPGDPEAKIQAEFAYLPDVSVTCSASDVVVRVKPAFYGLGAGKEELKLGSACKSNGVLRPYGDLLFTYPLTACDAVRESPTGYLLYKYELHYEPSPKRSSQRINVDIECRYRRSHHVHRLTVRPTWETAIMHKRLKGSPNDFHIELMDDSWRTPAKSLVYELGKTVNFQVSAPHLSTRGKLYIKTCYATPYSGLKSNTLKYTIIDDFGCLLDSKSDPGASQFISRTDNTLRFSLKAFQFNSDPYTEVRIHCKLFVTPEDPGPAHKSCTYRGNGWKALTGDNSICECCDSKCVTSKHRRAMMEGSASSGSLLVSDQPYAEDGFLPVNMNRDETLWKSAEVVKYADNDKVQDYADKEEDEESGVVNGVITEPDLDELGFWRRVLVKKSEGEDGSGYVLEEGFKGGEDEIHLNQKEGEVLRHWREVNPLASESREENGKHTDRGEDRDGTTASEVEWKTADSLADFREDSEMTWYFKWS; encoded by the exons ATGAAAACAAAGTGGCGTCCCTATATTTTGTGGagtgttttttcactttgcCTCCTCAACTGTGCAATAGGCACTTATGAATCTCCAtttaccagaaaaaaacaagttttcaaACTGGGTGGTACACTGAAATCCCAATCAATTAAACAGTCAAGAACAGACGACAGAAAATCCTCTCGGAGGTTACCTACCAGCACTTCTCCAATGTCTCCACTCAGTTCCCAAAGACCTTACCCTCCTCTGACACCTCGACCCATGCGTCCAGGGGATCCCGAGGCAAAAATCCAGGCGGAATTTGCTTACCTCCCAGACGTTTCTGTAACCTGCTCCGCGTCCGACGTTGTCGTGCGGGTCAAACCAGCTTTCTACGGTCTGGGCGCAGGTAAAGAGGAGCTGAAATTAGGCAGCGCCTGCAAAAGCAACGGGGTTCTCAGACCATACGGGGACCTGCTTTTCACGTATCCTCTTACAGCGTGTGATGCCGTGCGTGAG TCGCCCACCGGGTATCTGCTCTACAAATACGAGCTCCATTATGAGCCTTCGCCAAAGCGTTCATCTCAACGGATCAATGTCGACATTGAGTGCCGTTAtcggag GAGCCACCATGTGCATCGTCTGACTGTGCGGCCCACCTGGGAAACTGCTATTATGCATAAAAGGCTGAAAGGAAGTCCAAATGACTTCCATATAGAGTTGATGGATG ATTCATGGAGAACACCAGCCAAGTCTCTGGTGTACGAGCTTGGAAAGACTGTTAATTTCCAGGTCTCTGCTCCTCATCTTTCAACTCGTGGAAAACTGTACATCAAAACCTGCTATGCCACaccatacagtggcttgaaatCAAATACACTCAAATACACCATCATTGACGATTTTGG CTGTTTGCTGGACAGCAAGAGCGACCCAGGGGCCTCTCAGTTCATCTCTCGGACAGATAACACCCTAAGATTCTCCCTGAAGGCTTTCCAGTTTAATTCTGACCCTTACACCGAG GTCAGAATTCACTGCAAATTGTTTGTCACACCTGAGGACCCAGGTCCTGCACACAAATCATGCACCTACAGAGGGAACGG GTGGAAGGCCCTCACTGGTGATAACTCTATATGTGAATGCTGTGATTCAAAATGTGTGACCTCTAAACACCGGAGGGCCATGATGGAAG GCTCTGCCAGCAGTGGGTCATTGTTGGTCTCTGATCAGCCATATGCAGAAGATGGCTTTCTACCGGTCAATATGA ACAGAGACGAGACCCTGTGGAAAAGTGCAGAAGTAGTAAAGTATGCCGATAATGACAAAGTGCAAGACTACGCAGATaaagaagaggatgaggaaagTGGCGTTGTCAATGGAGTGATAACTGAACCTGATTTAGATGAGTTAGGTTTTTGGAGGAGGGTCTTAGTGAAGAAGTCTGAAGGGGAAGATGGGTCAGGGTATGTATTGGAGGAGGGATTCAAAGGAGGAGAAGATGAGATCCATTTGAATCAGAAGGAAGGTGAAGTGTTGCGTCACTGG AGAGAGGTAAATCCGCTGGCCTCTGAGAGCAGGGAAGAAAACGGGAAGCATACAGATAGAGGTGAAGATCGTGACGGGACAACAGCCTCTGAGGTGGAGTGGAAGACTGCTGACAGTCTGGCAGATTTCCGAGAGGATAGTGAGATGACCTGGTATTTCAAATGGAGTTAG
- the si:ch211-67f13.7 gene encoding zona pellucida sperm-binding protein 3 isoform X1, with product MKTKWRPYILWSVFSLCLLNCAIGTYESPFTRKKQVFKLGGTLKSQSIKQSRTDDRKSSRRLPTSTSPMSPLSSQRPYPPLTPRPMRPGDPEAKIQAEFAYLPDVSVTCSASDVVVRVKPAFYGLGAGKEELKLGSACKSNGVLRPYGDLLFTYPLTACDAVRESPTGYLLYKYELHYEPSPKRSSQRINVDIECRYRRSHHVHRLTVRPTWETAIMHKRLKGSPNDFHIELMDDSWRTPAKSLVYELGKTVNFQVSAPHLSTRGKLYIKTCYATPYSGLKSNTLKYTIIDDFGCLLDSKSDPGASQFISRTDNTLRFSLKAFQFNSDPYTEVRIHCKLFVTPEDPGPAHKSCTYRGNGWKALTGDNSICECCDSKCVTSKHRRAMMEGSASSGSLLVSDQPYAEDGFLPVNMSREGETLWKSAEVVKYADNDKVQDYADKEEDEESGVVNGVITEPDLDELGFWRRVLVKKSEGEDGSGYVLEEGFKGGEDEIHLNQKEGEVLRHWREVNPLASESREENGKHTDRGEDRDGTTASEVEWKTADSLADFREDSEMTWYFKWS from the exons ATGAAAACAAAGTGGCGTCCCTATATTTTGTGGagtgttttttcactttgcCTCCTCAACTGTGCAATAGGCACTTATGAATCTCCAtttaccagaaaaaaacaagttttcaaACTGGGTGGTACACTGAAATCCCAATCAATTAAACAGTCAAGAACAGACGACAGAAAATCCTCTCGGAGGTTACCTACCAGCACTTCTCCAATGTCTCCACTCAGTTCCCAAAGACCTTACCCTCCTCTGACACCTCGACCCATGCGTCCAGGGGATCCCGAGGCAAAAATCCAGGCGGAATTTGCTTACCTCCCAGACGTTTCTGTAACCTGCTCCGCGTCCGACGTTGTCGTGCGGGTCAAACCAGCTTTCTACGGTCTGGGCGCAGGTAAAGAGGAGCTGAAATTAGGCAGCGCCTGCAAAAGCAACGGGGTTCTCAGACCATACGGGGACCTGCTTTTCACGTATCCTCTTACAGCGTGTGATGCCGTGCGTGAG TCGCCCACCGGGTATCTGCTCTACAAATACGAGCTCCATTATGAGCCTTCGCCAAAGCGTTCATCTCAACGGATCAATGTCGACATTGAGTGCCGTTAtcggag GAGCCACCATGTGCATCGTCTGACTGTGCGGCCCACCTGGGAAACTGCTATTATGCATAAAAGGCTGAAAGGAAGTCCAAATGACTTCCATATAGAGTTGATGGATG ATTCATGGAGAACACCAGCCAAGTCTCTGGTGTACGAGCTTGGAAAGACTGTTAATTTCCAGGTCTCTGCTCCTCATCTTTCAACTCGTGGAAAACTGTACATCAAAACCTGCTATGCCACaccatacagtggcttgaaatCAAATACACTCAAATACACCATCATTGACGATTTTGG CTGTTTGCTGGACAGCAAGAGCGACCCAGGGGCCTCTCAGTTCATCTCTCGGACAGATAACACCCTAAGATTCTCCCTGAAGGCTTTCCAGTTTAATTCTGACCCTTACACCGAG GTCAGAATTCACTGCAAATTGTTTGTCACACCTGAGGACCCAGGTCCTGCACACAAATCATGCACCTACAGAGGGAACGG GTGGAAGGCCCTCACTGGTGATAACTCTATATGTGAATGCTGTGATTCAAAATGTGTGACCTCTAAACACCGGAGGGCCATGATGGAAG GCTCTGCCAGCAGTGGGTCATTGTTGGTCTCTGATCAGCCATATGCAGAAGATGGCTTTCTACCGGTCAATATGAGCAGAGAAGGAGAG ACCCTGTGGAAAAGTGCAGAAGTAGTAAAGTATGCCGATAATGACAAAGTGCAAGACTACGCAGATaaagaagaggatgaggaaagTGGCGTTGTCAATGGAGTGATAACTGAACCTGATTTAGATGAGTTAGGTTTTTGGAGGAGGGTCTTAGTGAAGAAGTCTGAAGGGGAAGATGGGTCAGGGTATGTATTGGAGGAGGGATTCAAAGGAGGAGAAGATGAGATCCATTTGAATCAGAAGGAAGGTGAAGTGTTGCGTCACTGG AGAGAGGTAAATCCGCTGGCCTCTGAGAGCAGGGAAGAAAACGGGAAGCATACAGATAGAGGTGAAGATCGTGACGGGACAACAGCCTCTGAGGTGGAGTGGAAGACTGCTGACAGTCTGGCAGATTTCCGAGAGGATAGTGAGATGACCTGGTATTTCAAATGGAGTTAG